Proteins from a single region of Cupriavidus sp. MP-37:
- the phnA gene encoding phosphonoacetate hydrolase, which yields MSTPIQANGHTYQFPARPTVIVCIDGCEQEYINLAVQAGATPFFASLARRGTVLTGDCVVPSFTNPNNLSIVTGVPPSVHGICGNFFYDTEAGAEVLMNDARYLRAPTVLAAAAQAGAKVAVVTAKDKLRALLGHGLAGICFSAEKADQATVEDNGIDDVLRKVGMPLPSVYSADLSEFVFAAGVALLETVRPDLMYLSTTDYIQHKHAPGTPQANAFYAMIDRYLQRLDALGAVIGVTADHGMNAKTDSLGKANILFLQQVLDQRFGADATRVLLPITDPYVAHHGALGSYATVYLPAGTDARAVHAAIAALPGVELVLDKHAASERFELPPDRIGDLVVVSERLTVLGTTPARHDLSGLDAPLRSHGGLSEQKVPLLFNRKVSVPAGQRLRNFDILRLALNHAD from the coding sequence ATGAGCACCCCGATCCAGGCCAACGGCCACACCTACCAGTTTCCCGCCCGCCCCACCGTCATCGTCTGCATCGACGGCTGCGAGCAGGAGTACATCAACCTGGCGGTGCAGGCCGGCGCCACGCCGTTCTTCGCCAGCCTGGCCAGGCGCGGCACCGTGCTGACCGGCGACTGCGTGGTGCCGTCGTTCACCAACCCCAACAACCTGTCGATCGTGACCGGCGTGCCGCCGTCCGTGCATGGCATCTGCGGCAATTTCTTCTACGACACCGAAGCCGGCGCCGAGGTGCTGATGAACGATGCCCGCTACCTGCGCGCGCCCACCGTGCTTGCCGCCGCCGCGCAAGCCGGCGCCAAGGTCGCGGTGGTCACCGCCAAGGACAAGCTGCGCGCGCTGCTGGGCCACGGTCTCGCGGGCATCTGCTTCTCGGCGGAGAAGGCCGACCAGGCCACCGTCGAAGACAACGGCATCGACGACGTGCTGCGCAAGGTCGGCATGCCCCTGCCCTCGGTCTACAGCGCCGACCTGTCCGAGTTTGTGTTCGCCGCCGGCGTGGCCTTGCTCGAAACCGTGCGCCCCGACCTGATGTACCTGTCCACCACCGACTACATCCAGCACAAGCATGCCCCGGGAACGCCGCAGGCCAATGCCTTCTACGCCATGATCGACCGCTACCTGCAGCGCCTCGACGCGCTCGGCGCGGTCATCGGCGTGACCGCCGACCACGGCATGAATGCCAAGACCGATTCGCTCGGCAAGGCCAACATCCTGTTCCTGCAGCAGGTGCTGGACCAGCGTTTCGGCGCGGACGCCACGCGCGTGCTGCTGCCGATCACCGACCCCTATGTTGCCCACCACGGCGCGCTGGGCTCGTATGCCACCGTCTACCTGCCGGCCGGCACCGACGCGCGCGCCGTGCACGCGGCCATCGCGGCGCTGCCCGGCGTCGAGCTGGTGCTGGACAAGCACGCCGCCAGCGAGCGCTTCGAGCTGCCGCCCGACCGCATCGGCGACCTGGTCGTAGTCAGCGAGCGCCTGACGGTGCTGGGCACCACGCCGGCCCGCCACGACCTGAGCGGCCTCGATGCCCCGCTGCGCTCGCACGGCGGCCTGTCCGAGCAGAAGGTGCCGCTGCTGTTCAACCGCAAGGTCAGCGTGCCGGCCGGGCAGCGGCTGCGCAACTTCGACATCCTGCGGCTGGCGCTGAACCACGCGGATTAA
- a CDS encoding Crp/Fnr family transcriptional regulator, with translation MKRAVKADEAVRALPRSVLASGWLRNAPPRVLDAVAQAARRQRFGDGAMIFARGDPPTYFCMVVSGRVRMSRVSSGGRESVYAVIGRGRWFGEISLLDGKPRTHDAFAVGSTELLVLGQRDFQRILATHPEGMHLIVQQICARLRVAFDHAQSAAQAPVDARMAARLLELADRTDHAVRISAEELGDMVSRSRQTVAKTLQAWQDAGLIRRAYRQIELLDPAALKRIARR, from the coding sequence TTGAAGCGTGCCGTGAAGGCGGACGAAGCCGTGCGCGCGCTGCCGCGCAGCGTGCTGGCCAGCGGCTGGCTGCGCAACGCGCCGCCGCGCGTGCTCGATGCCGTGGCGCAGGCTGCACGCCGCCAGCGCTTCGGCGACGGCGCGATGATCTTCGCGCGCGGCGACCCGCCCACGTATTTCTGCATGGTGGTGTCCGGCCGCGTGCGCATGAGCCGGGTCAGCAGCGGCGGGCGCGAGTCGGTGTACGCGGTGATCGGGCGCGGGCGCTGGTTCGGCGAGATCTCGCTGCTCGACGGCAAGCCGCGCACGCATGACGCCTTCGCCGTCGGCAGCACCGAGCTGCTGGTGCTGGGCCAGCGCGATTTCCAGCGCATCCTGGCCACCCATCCGGAAGGTATGCATCTGATCGTGCAGCAGATCTGCGCGCGCCTGCGCGTGGCCTTCGACCATGCGCAAAGCGCGGCGCAGGCCCCGGTCGACGCGCGCATGGCGGCGCGCCTGCTGGAGCTGGCCGACCGCACCGACCACGCCGTGCGCATCAGCGCGGAAGAGCTGGGCGACATGGTCAGCCGCTCGCGCCAGACCGTCGCCAAGACGCTGCAGGCATGGCAGGACGCCGGCCTGATCCGGCGCGCGTACCGCCAGATCGAACTGCTGGATCCGGCGGCACTGAAGCGCATTGCCCGGCGCTGA
- a CDS encoding YihY/virulence factor BrkB family protein has translation MRAIPSVLLSSPRALYGLLRDTVNAWVEDYAPSMGAALAYYTVFSIAPLLLIVISVAGVVFGHEAARGEVVAQLQGLLGPEGAKTIEAMLLAVSKPAASALTAVVGVVVLLVGATTVFAELQSALDRIWEVPERRKTSGIFNLLRARLLSFGMILGIGFLMVVSLLLSAGISALNRLWGPLFGAEELIAHALDTVVSLVFITGVFAMIYKIMPRAKVRWPDVWLGAAVTALLFTLGKFLIGLYIGKSGVANGYGAAGSLVVLLLWVYYSAQIFLLGAEFTWQYARRYGSRRHEAEAERERELAQSGPQQSPSQQPASQPPPSATPNSAEINGRSLRTARQHRE, from the coding sequence ATGCGTGCCATCCCGTCGGTTCTGCTGTCCTCGCCCCGCGCGCTCTACGGGCTGCTGCGGGATACCGTCAACGCCTGGGTGGAAGACTACGCGCCCAGCATGGGCGCGGCGCTGGCCTACTACACCGTGTTCTCGATCGCGCCGCTGCTGCTGATCGTGATCTCGGTGGCCGGCGTGGTGTTCGGGCACGAGGCCGCGCGCGGCGAAGTGGTCGCGCAGCTGCAGGGGCTGCTCGGCCCGGAGGGCGCCAAGACCATCGAGGCCATGCTGCTGGCAGTCAGCAAGCCGGCGGCCAGCGCGCTGACGGCGGTGGTCGGCGTGGTGGTGCTGCTGGTGGGCGCGACCACGGTGTTCGCCGAGCTGCAGTCCGCGCTGGACCGGATCTGGGAAGTGCCCGAGCGGCGCAAGACCTCCGGCATCTTCAACTTGCTGCGCGCGCGCCTGCTGTCGTTCGGCATGATCCTTGGCATCGGCTTCCTGATGGTGGTATCGCTGCTGCTGAGCGCGGGCATCTCCGCGCTCAACCGCTTGTGGGGGCCGCTGTTCGGCGCCGAGGAACTGATCGCCCATGCGCTCGACACCGTCGTCAGCCTGGTGTTTATCACCGGGGTGTTCGCCATGATCTACAAGATCATGCCGCGCGCCAAGGTGCGCTGGCCCGACGTCTGGCTGGGCGCGGCGGTGACGGCGCTGCTGTTTACGCTGGGCAAGTTCCTGATCGGTCTGTATATCGGCAAGAGCGGCGTGGCCAACGGCTACGGCGCGGCCGGCTCGCTGGTGGTGCTGCTGCTGTGGGTGTATTACTCCGCGCAGATCTTCCTGCTGGGGGCGGAATTCACGTGGCAGTACGCGCGCCGCTACGGTTCGCGCCGGCACGAGGCCGAGGCAGAGCGCGAGCGTGAGCTTGCGCAGTCCGGGCCTCAGCAGTCGCCCTCTCAGCAGCCCGCCTCTCAGCCGCCGCCCAGCGCCACCCCGAACAGCGCCGAGATCAACGGGCGGTCCTTGCGCACCGCCAGGCAGCACAGGGAATAG
- a CDS encoding Na/Pi cotransporter family protein, whose product MQILLSLMSGVALLIWGAHVTRHAMIELLGPRLRLVLAAGTASPARGFLAGLGVTALIQSSSATALMTSAFVAGGLVSLPAALPIVLGADVGTSLMARLLSLDIAWLSPLLLVIGIALRLSGKASPRAQAGEVLVGLGLITLALQLIRLYAAPLLHAAIVRAIFTSLGNDPLLALVIGALVTLLAYSSLATVLLTATLAMGGVIGPATALPLVLGANLGSGLIACLANAGSSPAARRVSLANLIFRFVGMLAFLPLLDAIPWLLARLGSSAGTMAIDFHMAFNLALAATLIWFVKPVAALCTRWLPDAHDHAAPGGARYLSQGDLRHPSVALGNATREVVRIGDVIEDMLDGMKLSIVGNDRAANARCRALDDRIDDLYSSVKMYLTDVDAGSLDGEDAARWDAIMLLNINLEYAGDIVERILADLDQRKLSRNFCFSDEGSAELLELCDMLVASLRTRMSLFVANDRAASALLLECAGDFQARAERFTARHIARVAQRRTASVETSGLHLDILRELSQMNALLCAAPGGVPGALRGTLSEDQSFLAAGSSGAMAAKERLLGA is encoded by the coding sequence ATGCAAATCCTGCTTTCCCTGATGTCCGGGGTTGCCCTGCTGATCTGGGGTGCGCACGTGACGCGCCACGCCATGATCGAGCTCCTGGGGCCGCGCCTGCGGCTGGTGCTGGCCGCGGGCACGGCCAGCCCCGCGCGCGGCTTCCTCGCGGGGCTTGGCGTGACCGCACTGATCCAGAGCAGCAGCGCCACGGCGCTGATGACCAGCGCTTTCGTGGCAGGAGGCCTGGTGTCGCTGCCGGCGGCACTGCCGATCGTGCTCGGTGCCGACGTCGGCACCAGCCTGATGGCGCGCCTGCTGTCGCTCGACATTGCCTGGCTGTCGCCGCTGCTGCTCGTCATCGGCATTGCCCTGCGCCTGTCCGGCAAGGCCAGCCCGCGCGCACAGGCTGGCGAAGTCCTCGTGGGACTGGGACTGATCACGCTGGCGCTGCAGCTGATCCGCCTCTACGCCGCACCGCTGCTGCACGCCGCGATCGTGCGCGCCATCTTCACCTCGCTGGGCAACGACCCGCTGCTGGCCCTGGTGATCGGCGCGCTCGTTACCCTGCTCGCGTACTCCAGCCTGGCCACGGTGCTGCTGACCGCAACGCTGGCGATGGGCGGCGTCATCGGCCCGGCCACCGCCTTGCCGCTGGTGCTTGGCGCCAACCTCGGCAGCGGCCTGATTGCCTGCCTGGCCAATGCCGGCAGTTCGCCTGCCGCGCGACGGGTATCGCTCGCCAACCTGATCTTCCGGTTTGTGGGGATGCTGGCCTTCCTGCCGCTGCTGGACGCCATCCCCTGGCTGCTGGCGCGCCTGGGCAGCAGTGCCGGCACCATGGCGATCGACTTCCACATGGCGTTCAACCTGGCCCTGGCGGCAACGCTGATCTGGTTCGTCAAACCGGTGGCGGCGCTCTGCACCCGGTGGCTGCCGGATGCGCACGACCACGCAGCGCCCGGCGGCGCGCGCTACCTGAGCCAGGGCGACCTGCGGCACCCGTCCGTCGCGCTGGGCAATGCCACGCGCGAGGTCGTGCGCATCGGCGACGTGATCGAGGACATGCTCGATGGCATGAAGCTCTCGATCGTCGGCAACGACCGCGCCGCGAACGCCCGCTGCCGGGCGCTCGACGACCGCATCGACGACCTCTATTCGTCCGTCAAGATGTACCTGACCGACGTTGACGCCGGCAGCCTCGATGGTGAGGATGCCGCGCGCTGGGACGCGATCATGCTGCTCAATATCAACCTGGAGTATGCGGGCGATATCGTCGAACGGATCCTGGCCGACCTGGACCAGCGCAAGCTCAGCCGCAACTTCTGCTTCTCGGACGAGGGCAGCGCCGAGCTGCTGGAACTTTGCGACATGCTGGTGGCCAGCCTGCGTACCAGGATGTCGCTCTTCGTTGCCAACGACCGCGCAGCGTCGGCGTTGCTTCTCGAATGCGCCGGCGACTTCCAGGCGCGCGCGGAGCGCTTCACCGCCCGGCACATTGCGCGGGTGGCGCAGCGGCGCACCGCGAGCGTTGAAACCAGTGGCTTGCACCTGGATATCCTGCGCGAGCTGTCGCAGATGAATGCGCTGCTGTGCGCCGCGCCAGGAGGCGTGCCTGGCGCGCTGCGCGGTACGCTTTCGGAAGACCAGTCGTTCCTGGCGGCCGGCAGTTCGGGCGCGATGGCGGCAAAGGAACGCTTGCTGGGTGCGTGA
- a CDS encoding alkaline phosphatase: protein MDRRQFLKWGSFLTVTVATGGLSACGGGDDDPAPEPDTGNPENFNFVHGVASGDPRPDSVIVWTRVEGSNGKRPVVVRLQVSTQQDFDPPTLLVNQPLMALPDWDYTIRNKVTGLSPGTRYFYRFLLGNRPSTTGRTRTAAAAGTPLAQLRFAFVSCQDWNANHWAGMEELVQQDLDFIVHVGDYIYEAVPGGSRAGNVEDRHTVLQLPNGTALPDGSIYATTLDDYRYLYRSYRSDARLQALHAAFPMIAIWDDHEFSDNCWQDRQTYNITDDQTPRTARRRAANQAWFEFMPADVTLDLNNPSFQNIQIYRAFTFGNLATLLMTDERLYRADHIIPEASVGRSIGSLYFVPTATLAAAEAQKIAAAGNALTPVSMLGDTQRAWWQDRIGADATTWKLWGNQLSLLRMQVDVPQAVARLIARALVLANNALASLETAIANALADDLRAARTAGTYANLAYTALRNVLVQAGIDSAAFDANIKPLIEARLPAITLLERFILNADQWDGFNAERKNLMAFLKTNGIRNVVALSGDIHAFFGGQVMDDYDAAAPAPVMVDLVTAGLSSNTLLSSFRTVVDTDPAFAALRELIYSNVGGTIVNTFDATLRAFNPWLRHVDTNAEGYALVTLTPQKLSCTFHTLKPLAGGTAPVLPATASTRLLEVAAGTPDVAVTQ, encoded by the coding sequence ATGGACCGCCGCCAGTTTCTCAAGTGGGGGAGTTTCCTGACCGTCACCGTTGCCACCGGCGGGCTCAGCGCCTGCGGCGGCGGCGACGACGACCCGGCGCCGGAACCGGATACCGGCAACCCCGAGAACTTCAACTTCGTGCATGGCGTGGCGTCGGGCGACCCCCGTCCCGACAGCGTGATCGTATGGACGCGCGTGGAAGGCAGCAACGGCAAGCGCCCGGTGGTGGTGCGGCTGCAGGTGTCGACGCAGCAGGATTTCGACCCGCCCACGCTGTTGGTGAATCAACCGCTGATGGCCCTGCCGGACTGGGACTACACCATCCGCAACAAGGTCACGGGCCTGAGCCCGGGCACGCGCTACTTCTACCGCTTCCTGCTGGGCAACCGCCCCAGCACCACCGGCCGCACGCGCACTGCCGCGGCCGCGGGCACGCCGCTGGCGCAGCTGCGCTTTGCCTTTGTCAGCTGCCAGGACTGGAATGCCAACCACTGGGCCGGCATGGAAGAGCTGGTGCAGCAGGACCTGGACTTCATCGTCCATGTCGGCGACTACATCTACGAAGCCGTGCCGGGCGGCTCGCGCGCCGGCAACGTCGAGGACCGCCACACCGTGCTGCAGCTGCCCAACGGCACCGCGCTGCCGGATGGCAGCATCTACGCCACCACGCTGGACGACTACCGCTACCTGTACCGCAGCTACCGCAGCGACGCGCGCCTGCAGGCGCTGCATGCGGCGTTCCCGATGATCGCGATCTGGGACGACCACGAGTTCTCGGACAACTGCTGGCAGGACCGCCAGACCTACAACATCACCGACGACCAGACCCCGCGCACCGCGCGCCGGCGCGCCGCCAACCAGGCGTGGTTCGAATTCATGCCGGCCGACGTGACCCTGGACCTGAATAACCCGTCGTTCCAGAACATCCAGATCTACCGCGCCTTCACCTTCGGCAATCTCGCCACGCTGCTGATGACCGACGAGCGCCTGTACCGCGCCGACCACATCATTCCCGAGGCCTCGGTCGGACGCTCGATCGGCAGCCTGTACTTCGTGCCGACGGCAACGCTGGCCGCGGCCGAGGCGCAGAAGATCGCCGCCGCCGGCAACGCGCTGACGCCGGTATCGATGCTGGGCGATACCCAGCGCGCCTGGTGGCAGGACCGCATCGGCGCCGATGCCACCACCTGGAAGCTGTGGGGCAACCAGCTGTCGCTGCTGCGCATGCAGGTCGACGTGCCGCAGGCGGTGGCGCGGCTGATCGCACGGGCGCTGGTGCTGGCCAACAACGCGCTGGCCTCGCTCGAGACCGCGATCGCCAACGCGCTGGCCGACGACCTGCGCGCGGCGCGCACCGCCGGCACCTATGCCAACCTGGCCTATACCGCGCTGCGCAACGTGCTGGTACAGGCCGGCATCGACAGCGCCGCTTTCGACGCCAATATCAAGCCGCTGATCGAAGCCCGGCTGCCGGCGATTACGCTGCTCGAACGCTTTATCCTCAATGCCGACCAGTGGGACGGCTTCAACGCCGAACGCAAGAACCTGATGGCGTTCCTGAAGACCAACGGCATCCGCAACGTGGTGGCGCTGAGCGGGGATATCCACGCCTTCTTCGGCGGACAGGTGATGGACGACTACGATGCCGCGGCGCCGGCGCCGGTGATGGTCGATCTGGTCACGGCCGGGCTGTCGAGCAACACGCTGCTCAGTTCCTTCCGCACCGTGGTCGATACCGACCCGGCCTTTGCCGCGCTGCGCGAGCTGATCTACAGCAACGTGGGCGGCACCATCGTCAATACCTTCGATGCCACGCTGCGCGCCTTCAACCCATGGCTGCGGCATGTCGACACCAACGCCGAGGGCTACGCGCTGGTCACGCTGACGCCGCAGAAGCTGAGCTGCACCTTCCACACGCTGAAGCCGCTCGCCGGCGGCACGGCGCCGGTGCTGCCGGCCACCGCCAGCACGCGGCTGCTGGAAGTGGCGGCCGGCACGCCCGATGTGGCCGTGACCCAGTGA
- a CDS encoding glyoxylate/hydroxypyruvate reductase A: MAILVHLPSFMAVPITALLREAAPDITVWNGREAAVADEVEAIIAWGLKPGVVPAYPNLRLVCAATAGVDKLLAAPDLPAHIPVTRIVDPGQQAGIARFVLAMALRHTRALGLYAEQQRRGEWKRHAGRDAAQCRVGVLGLGEIGSEVARMFVAIGYPVSGWSRAAKHLPGVTDFTGDDGLDAMLAQSDILVCTLPLTPRTEGLLDRQRLSRLPKGAYVINVGRGEHVVEPDLVALIDAGHLAGAALDVFAKEPPAADDPVWNHPRIEATPHIAADPSYPLVARQCLDNLRRAREGRALLNLVDRQAGY, from the coding sequence ATGGCCATCCTCGTTCACCTGCCGTCGTTCATGGCGGTTCCCATCACCGCGCTGCTGCGCGAGGCGGCGCCCGACATCACCGTGTGGAACGGCCGCGAGGCCGCCGTCGCGGATGAGGTCGAGGCCATCATCGCGTGGGGCCTGAAGCCGGGCGTGGTGCCGGCGTATCCGAACCTGCGGCTGGTGTGTGCCGCCACCGCCGGCGTCGACAAATTGCTGGCCGCGCCCGACCTGCCCGCGCACATCCCGGTGACGCGCATCGTCGATCCCGGCCAGCAGGCCGGCATCGCCCGCTTCGTGCTGGCGATGGCGCTGCGCCATACGCGCGCGCTGGGCCTCTATGCCGAGCAGCAGCGCCGCGGCGAATGGAAGCGCCATGCGGGGCGCGATGCCGCGCAGTGCCGCGTGGGCGTGCTGGGGCTGGGGGAAATCGGCAGCGAGGTGGCGCGCATGTTCGTCGCCATCGGCTATCCGGTCAGCGGCTGGAGCCGCGCCGCCAAGCACCTGCCCGGCGTCACGGATTTCACCGGCGACGACGGCCTGGACGCGATGCTGGCGCAAAGCGACATCCTGGTCTGCACGCTGCCGCTGACGCCGCGCACCGAGGGGCTGCTCGACCGGCAGCGCCTGTCGCGGCTGCCCAAAGGCGCCTATGTCATCAACGTCGGCCGCGGCGAGCATGTGGTCGAGCCCGACCTGGTCGCGCTGATCGATGCAGGCCACCTCGCGGGCGCGGCGCTGGACGTATTCGCCAAGGAACCGCCGGCGGCGGATGACCCGGTCTGGAACCATCCGCGCATCGAGGCCACGCCGCATATCGCGGCCGATCCGTCGTACCCGCTGGTGGCCCGGCAATGCCTGGACAACCTGCGGCGCGCGCGCGAAGGGCGCGCGCTGCTGAACCTGGTGGACCGGCAGGCCGGATACTAG
- a CDS encoding LysR substrate-binding domain-containing protein — protein sequence MPHKLPPLNALRIFEVAARAGSYSAAARELHLTHGAVSRQIEILEQWLGQPLFMRQGQRMVPTVHAQAFAREISTAFDQIGAASERYGRIATRKVVRVNAPATFAMRWLIPRLDDFRRLQPEVDVRVSTAFSNEAGFNGTFDVAIRRTLERGEQFESVPVFAEYQTVIASPALLQQLPLQGVEDLVEGVFLYTETRPGSWESWLQQAGHASLLPVRTLRFDHFFVTLQAVADSLGFAIGTFPTLEADRAGGRIATPFGAIRAPGNTYHALVPRDADKPLHLRAFLEWLQQQGQAAVAS from the coding sequence ATGCCGCACAAGCTCCCGCCGCTCAACGCCTTGCGCATCTTCGAGGTGGCCGCCCGCGCGGGCAGCTATTCGGCCGCCGCGCGCGAGCTGCACCTGACCCATGGCGCGGTCAGCCGGCAGATCGAGATCCTGGAGCAATGGCTGGGGCAGCCGCTGTTCATGCGCCAGGGCCAGCGCATGGTGCCGACCGTCCACGCGCAGGCGTTCGCGCGCGAGATCAGCACCGCGTTCGACCAGATCGGCGCCGCGTCCGAGCGCTATGGCCGCATCGCCACGCGCAAGGTGGTGCGCGTCAATGCCCCGGCCACCTTCGCCATGCGCTGGCTGATTCCGCGGCTGGATGATTTCCGGCGCCTGCAGCCGGAGGTGGACGTGCGGGTCTCGACCGCCTTCAGCAATGAAGCCGGCTTCAACGGGACCTTCGACGTGGCGATACGGCGCACGCTGGAGCGCGGCGAGCAGTTCGAGTCGGTGCCGGTCTTTGCCGAGTACCAGACCGTGATCGCCAGTCCGGCATTGCTGCAGCAGTTGCCGCTGCAGGGCGTGGAAGACCTGGTGGAGGGCGTCTTCCTCTATACGGAGACGCGGCCGGGCAGCTGGGAATCATGGCTGCAGCAGGCGGGGCATGCCTCGCTGCTGCCGGTGCGCACGCTGCGCTTCGACCATTTCTTTGTCACGCTGCAGGCCGTGGCCGACAGCCTGGGCTTTGCCATCGGCACCTTTCCCACGCTGGAGGCGGACCGTGCGGGCGGGCGCATCGCCACGCCGTTCGGCGCGATCCGCGCGCCGGGCAACACTTACCATGCGCTGGTGCCGCGCGATGCCGACAAGCCGCTGCACCTGCGCGCCTTCCTGGAATGGCTGCAGCAGCAGGGGCAGGCGGCTGTGGCGAGCTGA
- a CDS encoding class II aldolase/adducin family protein: MAQVQLVESAEERIKDRVSDAEWQMRVDLAAAYRLVAHFGWDDLIFTHISARVPDAPDQFLINPYGMMFDEITASSLVKVDHHGQPVLETPYDVNPAGFIIHSAVHEARPEVGCVMHTHTAHGVAVSAQQDGLLPISQQAMFALTGLAYHDYEGVALREDEKARLVADLGRCKQMILRNHGLLTCGRTVADAFLTMYTLESACRIQILAQSGGTALTRVPEAASANMGQQARQATKGKGSNLAWPGLLRRLDRIDPDYRN, from the coding sequence ATGGCGCAAGTCCAGCTCGTCGAATCCGCAGAAGAACGTATCAAGGACCGCGTCTCCGACGCCGAATGGCAGATGCGCGTGGATCTGGCGGCCGCGTACCGGCTGGTGGCCCACTTCGGCTGGGACGACCTGATCTTCACCCATATCTCGGCGCGCGTGCCGGATGCGCCGGACCAGTTCCTGATCAATCCCTACGGCATGATGTTCGACGAGATCACGGCATCGAGCCTGGTGAAGGTGGACCACCACGGGCAACCGGTGCTGGAGACGCCGTATGACGTCAATCCGGCCGGCTTCATCATCCACAGCGCCGTGCATGAGGCGCGCCCGGAGGTCGGCTGCGTGATGCACACGCATACCGCGCACGGGGTCGCGGTGTCGGCGCAGCAGGACGGCCTGCTGCCGATCTCGCAGCAGGCGATGTTCGCGCTGACCGGGCTGGCCTATCACGACTACGAGGGCGTGGCGCTGCGCGAGGACGAGAAAGCGCGGCTGGTGGCCGACCTGGGCCGCTGCAAGCAGATGATCCTGCGCAACCACGGCCTGCTTACCTGCGGGCGCACGGTGGCGGATGCGTTCCTGACCATGTACACGCTGGAATCGGCGTGCCGCATCCAGATCCTGGCGCAAAGCGGCGGCACGGCGCTGACGCGGGTGCCGGAGGCCGCCAGCGCCAACATGGGCCAGCAGGCGCGCCAGGCCACCAAGGGCAAGGGCTCCAACCTGGCCTGGCCCGGCCTGCTGCGCCGCCTCGACCGCATCGATCCCGACTACCGCAACTGA